One window from the genome of Hyperolius riggenbachi isolate aHypRig1 chromosome 6, aHypRig1.pri, whole genome shotgun sequence encodes:
- the LOC137523078 gene encoding sushi, nidogen and EGF-like domain-containing protein 1 isoform X2 yields MGLCVVLFFPTLAYLLLCTTPSAADILYPYGASYDTPTSKVDDGSTLITLSTSIKLFGNVSTLMHVNNNGLLSFSSGISAYTPTHLPVTDGNPFLAPFWADVNNALAGDIFYRQSNNDTSLLSRAATDIRTYFGLQTFSATWVFVATWSNVAFFGSSSSSTTVNTFQAVLISNGSFTFVMFNYGNILWTTGRGSGGDIKGTGGKPALAGVNSGLNTGYYEIPTSLTADIINITSTTNVNVNGRWVIRVDKLHPRDVNGVIALKGNKDIK; encoded by the exons ATATCTTGTACCCCTATGGGGCTTCCTATGATACACCTACTTCAAAAGTGGATGATGGATCGACCCTAATTACACTTTCCACCAGCATAAAACTCTTTGGAAATGTATCCACCCTTATGCAT GTCAATAACAATGGTTTGCTGTCATTCAGTTCAGGCATCTCAGCATATACTCCCACCCATCTCCCAGTAACTGATGGCAACCCTTTCTTAGCGCCATTTTGGGCAGACGTGAACAATGCTCTAGCGGGTGACATATTTTATCGCCAGAGCAATAATGACACCAGCCTTCTAAGCCGGGCAGCGACTGATATCCGTACTTACTTCGGCCTTCAGACATTTTCAGCCACGTGGGTATTCGTGGCAACGTGGAGCAATGTGGCATTTTTTGGCTCTTCATCTTCATCAACTACG GTCAACACATTTCAAGCTGTCCTCATCTCAAATGGAAGTTTTACTTTTGTTATGTTCAACTATGGCAACATTCTGTGGACAACAGGgagaggaagtggaggagacattAAAGGAACTGGTGGAAAGCCAGCCCTG GCTGGTGTAAACAGTGGCTTGAATACCGGCTATTATGAAATCCCCACCTCTCTGACAGCAGACATCATAAATATAACCTCTACCACTAATGTCAACGTCAATGGTCGATGGGTCATCAGAGTGGACAAACTTCATCCTAGAGACGTCAATGGGGTTATAG CCTTAAAGGGTAATAAAGATATAAAATAG
- the LOC137523078 gene encoding sushi, nidogen and EGF-like domain-containing protein 1 isoform X1 codes for MGLCVVLFFPTLAYLLLCTTPSAADILYPYGASYDTPTSKVDDGSTLITLSTSIKLFGNVSTLMHVNNNGLLSFSSGISAYTPTHLPVTDGNPFLAPFWADVNNALAGDIFYRQSNNDTSLLSRAATDIRTYFGLQTFSATWVFVATWSNVAFFGSSSSSTTVNTFQAVLISNGSFTFVMFNYGNILWTTGRGSGGDIKGTGGKPALAGVNSGLNTGYYEIPTSLTADIINITSTTNVNVNGRWVIRVDKLHPRDVNGVIVVMEKHTWNKHTGGGLPALLCTLILGQ; via the exons ATATCTTGTACCCCTATGGGGCTTCCTATGATACACCTACTTCAAAAGTGGATGATGGATCGACCCTAATTACACTTTCCACCAGCATAAAACTCTTTGGAAATGTATCCACCCTTATGCAT GTCAATAACAATGGTTTGCTGTCATTCAGTTCAGGCATCTCAGCATATACTCCCACCCATCTCCCAGTAACTGATGGCAACCCTTTCTTAGCGCCATTTTGGGCAGACGTGAACAATGCTCTAGCGGGTGACATATTTTATCGCCAGAGCAATAATGACACCAGCCTTCTAAGCCGGGCAGCGACTGATATCCGTACTTACTTCGGCCTTCAGACATTTTCAGCCACGTGGGTATTCGTGGCAACGTGGAGCAATGTGGCATTTTTTGGCTCTTCATCTTCATCAACTACG GTCAACACATTTCAAGCTGTCCTCATCTCAAATGGAAGTTTTACTTTTGTTATGTTCAACTATGGCAACATTCTGTGGACAACAGGgagaggaagtggaggagacattAAAGGAACTGGTGGAAAGCCAGCCCTG GCTGGTGTAAACAGTGGCTTGAATACCGGCTATTATGAAATCCCCACCTCTCTGACAGCAGACATCATAAATATAACCTCTACCACTAATGTCAACGTCAATGGTCGATGGGTCATCAGAGTGGACAAACTTCATCCTAGAGACGTCAATGGGGTTATAG TAGTGATGGAGAAACATACGTGGAACAAACACACAGGAGGCGGattacctgctctgctctgcACACTCATCCTTGGCCAGTGA